A stretch of the Photobacterium sp. CCB-ST2H9 genome encodes the following:
- the odhB gene encoding 2-oxoglutarate dehydrogenase complex dihydrolipoyllysine-residue succinyltransferase, with amino-acid sequence MTIEILVPDLPESVADATVATWHKKPGDAVSRDEVLVDIETDKVVLEVPAPEDGILEAIFEEEGTTVLTKQLLGKIKAGAVAGEPTKDVPASAEASPTKRTTASLTEETNDALSPAVRRLISEHGIDASAVKGTGVGGRITREDVEAFVKGGKSASAAAPAAEAKVEAPLAHRSEKRVPMTRLRKRIAERLLEAKNSTAMLTTFNEVNMKPIMDLRKQYKDIFEERHGIRLGFMSFYVKAVVEALKRFPEVNASIDGDDVVYHNFFDVSIAVSTPRGLVTPVLRDCDKLSLAEIEKGIRELAIKGRDGKLTVDELTGGNFTITNGGVFGSLMSTPIINPPQAAILGMHKIQDRPMAVNGQVEILPMMYLALSYDHRLIDGKESVGYLVTIKELLEDPTRLLLDV; translated from the coding sequence ATGACAATCGAAATTCTGGTTCCTGATTTACCTGAATCAGTAGCAGACGCAACCGTAGCAACCTGGCACAAGAAGCCTGGTGATGCAGTCAGCCGTGACGAAGTTCTGGTCGATATCGAAACTGACAAAGTCGTACTGGAAGTGCCAGCGCCTGAAGATGGCATCCTGGAAGCGATTTTTGAAGAAGAAGGTACTACGGTACTGACCAAGCAGCTGCTGGGTAAAATCAAAGCCGGTGCTGTTGCCGGTGAACCGACGAAAGATGTACCGGCCAGTGCTGAAGCTTCTCCGACTAAACGTACAACCGCGTCGCTGACAGAAGAAACCAATGATGCCCTGAGCCCAGCGGTTCGCCGCCTGATCAGTGAGCATGGTATTGATGCTTCTGCAGTGAAAGGTACTGGCGTGGGTGGCCGAATTACCCGTGAAGATGTTGAAGCTTTTGTGAAAGGCGGAAAATCTGCATCTGCTGCTGCACCAGCTGCTGAAGCGAAGGTTGAGGCACCACTGGCTCATCGCAGCGAAAAACGTGTTCCGATGACTCGTCTGCGTAAGCGTATCGCCGAGCGTCTGCTGGAAGCGAAAAACAGCACAGCGATGCTGACAACGTTCAACGAAGTCAACATGAAACCAATCATGGATCTGCGTAAGCAGTACAAAGACATCTTCGAAGAGCGCCACGGTATTCGTCTGGGCTTCATGTCTTTCTACGTGAAAGCTGTCGTTGAAGCGCTGAAGCGTTTCCCTGAAGTGAATGCGTCGATTGATGGTGATGATGTTGTTTACCACAACTTCTTCGATGTCAGCATTGCAGTATCGACGCCACGTGGTCTGGTTACTCCGGTTCTGCGTGACTGTGACAAGCTGAGCCTGGCTGAAATCGAGAAGGGCATCCGTGAACTGGCGATCAAAGGCCGTGACGGTAAGCTGACTGTTGATGAGCTGACCGGCGGTAACTTCACCATCACAAACGGTGGTGTATTCGGTTCTCTGATGTCTACACCAATCATCAACCCGCCACAGGCTGCAATTCTGGGTATGCATAAGATCCAGGATCGTCCAATGGCGGTAAATGGTCAGGTTGAAATCCTGCCGATGATGTATCTGGCCCTGTCTTACGACCACCGTCTGATTGATGGTAAAGAGTCTGTAGGCTATCTGGTGACCATTAAAGAGCTTCTTGAAGACCCAACACGTCTGCTTCTGGACGTGTAA